A DNA window from Sphingomonas changnyeongensis contains the following coding sequences:
- a CDS encoding CBS domain-containing protein — MTIAAILAGRTGEVISITSDTRVSEAIALLAERRIGALPVLEGERVVGIFSERDVIYCLAREGGDALSRRVADVMTAPAQTVGPEQSVLGALSLMTRRRFRHLPVVEHDRLVGFVSIGDLVKHRIDRIEAEAAAMRDYILSA; from the coding sequence ATGACGATTGCGGCGATTCTGGCCGGCCGGACCGGCGAAGTGATCAGCATCACCAGCGACACGCGCGTGAGCGAGGCGATTGCCCTGCTCGCCGAACGGCGCATCGGCGCGTTGCCGGTGCTTGAGGGGGAGCGGGTGGTCGGCATATTTTCCGAACGCGACGTGATCTACTGTCTGGCGCGTGAGGGGGGCGATGCGCTGTCCCGCCGCGTTGCCGATGTAATGACCGCGCCTGCACAAACGGTCGGGCCGGAGCAGAGCGTGCTGGGCGCGCTGTCGCTGATGACCCGTCGGCGGTTCCGTCATCTGCCTGTGGTCGAGCATGACCGGCTGGTCGGGTTCGTGTCGATCGGCGATCTGGTGAAGCACCGGATCGACCGGATCGAGGCCGAGGCGGCCGCGATGCGCGATTATATCCTGAGCGCCTGA
- the hisS gene encoding histidine--tRNA ligase, with protein MAKIETPRPIRGTQDMLGETQARFQKVVDTFEAVRRLFAFQRVEVPVFEATAVFARSLGETTDVVSKEMYSFLDRGGDSLTLRPEFTAGIARAYLTEGWQQYAPLKLVTHGPLFRYERPQKGRFRQFHQIDAEVIGAAEPAADVEILTMADQLLHALGVAEGVTLQLNTLGDAASRDAWRAALIAHFDAHRDALSEDSRDRLDRNPLRILDSKDPRDRALADAAPVIDDYLSVEAGQFFEAVTRGLDAAGVAWTRNARLVRGLDYYRHTAFEFVTDRLGAQGTVLGGGRYDGLIEALGGPATPAVGWAAGIERLAMLIDAPVVDRSRFLAVIPDDPNVEGEAISIAAHLRRAGWEIEMAYRGNAKKRLEAAKKKGVQAVLYVRPTTASDRLHLTAVHGDRTDGSILYKNVLADLPAPYNALTTGPAAEAPKAE; from the coding sequence ATGGCGAAAATCGAAACGCCCCGGCCGATCCGGGGCACGCAGGACATGCTGGGCGAAACCCAGGCCCGGTTCCAGAAAGTGGTCGACACGTTCGAGGCGGTGCGCCGGCTGTTCGCGTTCCAGCGCGTCGAGGTGCCGGTGTTCGAGGCGACCGCCGTGTTCGCCCGCTCGCTGGGCGAGACCACCGATGTCGTGTCCAAGGAAATGTACAGCTTTCTCGACCGGGGCGGCGATTCGCTGACGCTCCGGCCCGAGTTCACCGCGGGCATCGCGCGCGCCTATCTGACCGAGGGGTGGCAGCAATATGCGCCGCTCAAGCTCGTCACCCATGGCCCGCTGTTCCGCTATGAACGCCCGCAAAAGGGCCGGTTCCGCCAGTTTCACCAGATCGACGCCGAGGTGATCGGCGCCGCTGAGCCGGCCGCCGATGTCGAGATCCTGACGATGGCCGACCAGCTGCTCCATGCGCTGGGCGTGGCCGAAGGGGTGACGCTGCAGCTCAACACGCTGGGCGATGCCGCCAGCCGCGATGCGTGGCGTGCGGCGCTGATCGCCCATTTCGATGCCCACCGCGATGCGCTGTCGGAGGACAGCCGCGACCGGCTCGACCGCAATCCGCTGCGCATCCTTGATTCCAAGGACCCGCGCGACCGCGCGCTCGCCGATGCCGCGCCGGTGATCGACGATTATCTGTCGGTCGAGGCCGGGCAGTTTTTCGAGGCGGTGACGCGTGGGCTGGACGCCGCCGGCGTCGCCTGGACGCGCAATGCCAGGCTGGTGCGCGGGCTCGATTATTACCGCCACACGGCGTTCGAGTTCGTGACCGACCGGCTGGGCGCGCAGGGCACGGTGCTGGGCGGCGGCCGTTATGACGGGCTGATCGAGGCGCTGGGCGGTCCCGCGACCCCGGCTGTCGGCTGGGCGGCGGGGATCGAACGGCTGGCGATGCTGATCGACGCGCCGGTGGTCGATCGATCCCGTTTTCTTGCGGTGATTCCAGACGATCCGAACGTCGAGGGCGAAGCGATCTCCATTGCCGCCCATCTGCGGCGCGCAGGATGGGAGATCGAAATGGCGTATCGCGGGAATGCCAAGAAGCGGCTGGAAGCTGCCAAGAAAAAGGGTGTGCAAGCGGTCCTGTACGTTCGCCCGACGACGGCATCTGACCGGCTGCACCTCACCGCCGTCCATGGCGACCGAACCGACGGCAGCATCCTCTATAAGAACGTTCTAGCAGATCTGCCTGCGCCATATAACGCCTTGACCACTGGGCCTGCTGCCGAGGCTCCGAAGGCCGAATGA
- a CDS encoding CPBP family intramembrane glutamic endopeptidase, BDIM_20840 family translates to MNGLIGLAGTLAVLLLLGTMLGCADRRNFAPRWLIIAALMVAFNDALLTRCYGLVPDLIGGEWNWQGKLAALLATIAIAGLPALGFRRAGFTLSHEPGSMTAALPVAAIYCAFFMVIAMAFPADRPNAEHIAFQLTMPGLEEEPFYRGILLLALDQAFRGRKRVFGVDWGWGAVLSCVLFGMAHAFGYSSGGFSLDPVTMALTGIPSLIAIWLRLRTGSLLLPIALHNFGNAFSLLV, encoded by the coding sequence GTGAACGGATTGATCGGACTGGCGGGAACCCTGGCGGTTCTGCTGCTGCTGGGAACAATGCTGGGTTGTGCGGATCGCCGCAATTTCGCGCCACGGTGGCTGATCATCGCTGCGCTGATGGTGGCGTTCAATGACGCGCTTCTGACCCGGTGCTACGGCCTGGTGCCCGACCTGATCGGTGGCGAATGGAACTGGCAGGGCAAGCTTGCCGCGCTGCTGGCGACCATCGCGATTGCGGGCCTGCCGGCGCTGGGCTTTCGCCGGGCCGGTTTCACCTTGTCCCACGAACCGGGCAGCATGACCGCCGCGCTGCCGGTCGCCGCCATCTACTGCGCGTTCTTCATGGTGATCGCCATGGCGTTCCCGGCAGACCGGCCCAATGCGGAGCATATCGCGTTCCAGCTGACCATGCCCGGGTTGGAAGAGGAGCCGTTCTACCGCGGCATCCTGCTTCTCGCCCTCGATCAGGCGTTCAGGGGCCGGAAGCGGGTGTTCGGCGTCGACTGGGGCTGGGGCGCGGTGCTGTCATGCGTGCTGTTCGGCATGGCGCATGCCTTCGGCTATTCGAGCGGCGGCTTTTCCCTCGATCCCGTCACCATGGCGCTGACCGGCATTCCGTCGCTGATCGCGATCTGGCTGCGCCTGCGGACGGGAAGCCTGCTCCTCCCGATTGCGCTGCACAACTTCGGCAACGCGTTTTCGTTGCTTGTCTAG
- a CDS encoding lysophospholipid acyltransferase family protein, whose translation MAAGEPKAAVEDAVPGLAARLLRRLLVALYRYGGWTSTGTVPEPQRFVLIAVPHTSNWDFPNFLGVTQALGIRAHFMAKASLFRWPMGGFMRQVGGVRLDRETAKDTVSQMIEEFARRDEFVLTIAPEGTRGRATRWRTGFYQIALGAGVPIVCGYMDYATRRSGIGPVIIPTGDYEADMAPAFAFYRGITGKNAGQTTLDER comes from the coding sequence ATGGCTGCTGGCGAACCAAAGGCAGCGGTCGAGGATGCCGTCCCCGGACTTGCCGCCCGCCTGCTGCGCCGTCTGCTCGTCGCGCTCTATCGCTACGGTGGCTGGACTTCGACGGGGACGGTGCCTGAGCCGCAGCGCTTCGTCCTCATCGCCGTGCCGCACACGAGCAACTGGGACTTTCCCAATTTCCTGGGCGTGACGCAGGCGCTGGGCATTCGTGCGCATTTCATGGCCAAGGCGTCGCTGTTCCGCTGGCCGATGGGCGGCTTCATGCGTCAGGTCGGCGGCGTCCGGCTCGACCGGGAGACGGCGAAGGACACCGTCAGCCAGATGATCGAGGAATTCGCCCGCCGTGACGAGTTCGTCCTGACGATCGCCCCCGAAGGGACGCGGGGCCGCGCGACGCGCTGGCGCACCGGCTTCTACCAGATCGCGCTGGGCGCGGGCGTGCCGATCGTGTGCGGCTATATGGACTATGCGACGCGTCGCTCGGGGATCGGTCCGGTCATCATCCCCACGGGCGATTATGAGGCCGACATGGCCCCGGCCTTCGCCTTCTATCGCGGCATCACGGGCAAAAACGCGGGGCAGACGACGCTGGACGAACGCTGA
- a CDS encoding nitroreductase, which translates to MTVSAALAARRSVRGFLDRPVDPELIRDLVGRAARAPSGGNLQPWHIDVVGGAALEGFKREMAAQIMAGHSETPAYDIYPPELKEPYRSRRFAVGEALYQRLGIPREDKAARRMWFARNFAFFGAPVALFCTVDRQMGPPQWSDLGMYLQSLMLLLVEAGLASCPQECWAVYPDSVTRFLGTPPERMLFCGMAIGYEAADEPANALRADRAPLDEWAHFRF; encoded by the coding sequence ATGACAGTCAGCGCGGCACTTGCCGCGCGCCGCTCGGTGCGGGGATTTCTCGACCGGCCGGTCGATCCGGAGCTGATCCGCGATCTGGTCGGGCGCGCGGCGCGGGCGCCCTCGGGCGGCAACCTGCAGCCCTGGCATATCGACGTGGTCGGCGGCGCGGCGCTGGAAGGGTTCAAGCGCGAAATGGCCGCGCAGATCATGGCCGGGCACAGCGAGACCCCGGCCTATGACATCTATCCCCCCGAGCTGAAGGAGCCTTACCGGTCGCGGCGCTTCGCGGTCGGCGAGGCGCTTTACCAGCGCCTCGGCATCCCGCGCGAGGACAAGGCGGCGCGGCGCATGTGGTTTGCGCGCAATTTCGCCTTTTTCGGCGCGCCGGTGGCGCTGTTCTGCACGGTCGACCGGCAGATGGGCCCGCCGCAGTGGAGCGACCTGGGCATGTATCTGCAAAGCCTGATGCTGCTGCTGGTCGAAGCCGGCCTGGCAAGCTGCCCGCAGGAATGCTGGGCGGTTTATCCCGACAGCGTGACGCGGTTCCTGGGCACGCCGCCCGAGCGGATGCTGTTTTGCGGGATGGCGATCGGCTATGAGGCCGCGGACGAGCCGGCCAATGCGCTGCGCGCCGACCGTGCACCGCTGGACGAATGGGCGCATTTTCGTTTCTGA
- a CDS encoding acetyl-CoA C-acetyltransferase → MAEAYIVQAVRTAGGKRGGKLAGWHPADMAGEVLNSLVDRTGIDPRAIDDVIMGCVSQGGEQSFQVGRGAVLASKLPESIPAVTIDRQCGSSQQSIQFAAQAVLSGTQDVVIAAGVESMTRVPMGSTGALFAQAGLGKAKSPRQEARYPGIQFSQFMGAEMLARKHGFTRDQLDQFALESHRRAAAATAAGAFADEIVALEIETPEGTELHRTDEGIRHDATFEGIQSVKLLAEGGMISAANASQICDGASGVMIVSEQALKDHGLTPLARIHNVTVTGGDPVIMLEEPLFATDRALKRAGLKIDDIDLYEVNEAFAPVPLAWLKHVGGDPAKLNVHGGAISLGHPLGASGAKLMATLVHALRRHKGRYGLQTMCEGGGLANVTIIERL, encoded by the coding sequence ATGGCAGAAGCCTATATCGTTCAGGCGGTCCGCACCGCCGGCGGCAAACGTGGTGGCAAGCTTGCGGGCTGGCATCCGGCCGACATGGCGGGTGAAGTGCTCAACAGCCTGGTCGACCGCACGGGGATCGACCCCAGGGCGATCGACGATGTGATCATGGGCTGTGTCAGTCAGGGGGGCGAGCAGAGCTTCCAGGTCGGGCGCGGCGCGGTGCTGGCGTCGAAGCTGCCCGAAAGCATCCCGGCCGTCACCATCGACCGCCAGTGCGGTTCGTCGCAGCAGTCGATCCAGTTCGCCGCCCAGGCCGTGCTGTCGGGCACCCAGGATGTGGTGATCGCGGCCGGCGTCGAATCGATGACCCGCGTGCCGATGGGCTCGACGGGCGCGCTGTTCGCGCAGGCGGGCCTTGGCAAGGCGAAGAGCCCGCGCCAGGAGGCCCGTTATCCGGGCATCCAGTTCAGCCAGTTCATGGGCGCCGAGATGCTTGCCCGCAAGCATGGCTTCACCCGCGACCAGCTCGACCAGTTCGCGCTCGAAAGCCATCGCCGGGCAGCGGCGGCGACCGCGGCCGGCGCCTTTGCCGACGAGATCGTGGCACTCGAAATCGAAACGCCCGAGGGCACCGAGCTGCACCGCACCGATGAAGGCATCCGCCATGACGCCACGTTCGAGGGCATCCAGTCGGTCAAGCTGCTGGCCGAAGGCGGCATGATTTCCGCCGCCAACGCGTCGCAGATCTGCGACGGCGCGTCGGGGGTGATGATCGTGTCGGAACAGGCGCTCAAGGACCATGGCCTGACGCCGCTCGCGCGCATCCACAATGTCACCGTCACCGGCGGCGATCCGGTCATCATGCTCGAAGAGCCGCTGTTTGCGACCGACAGGGCGCTGAAGCGCGCGGGGCTGAAGATCGACGACATCGATCTTTACGAGGTGAACGAGGCGTTCGCGCCGGTGCCGCTCGCCTGGCTCAAGCATGTCGGCGGCGATCCGGCCAAGCTCAACGTCCATGGCGGCGCGATCTCGCTCGGTCATCCGCTCGGCGCGTCGGGGGCGAAGCTGATGGCGACGCTCGTGCATGCGCTGCGCCGCCACAAGGGCCGCTACGGCCTGCAGACGATGTGCGAAGGCGGCGGCCTCGCCAACGTCACCATCATCGAGCGGCTCTGA
- a CDS encoding SDR family NAD(P)-dependent oxidoreductase, with translation MKLGSDIAAVITGGASGLGAATARALAAKGVKVAIFDLQAEKGEAVAREIGGVFCEVNVTSDESVDAGFAKARAAHGQERILVNCAGTGNAIKTASRSKEDGSIKHFPLDAFNWIVQINLVGTFRCIAKSAAGMLTLDPMEDGERGAIVNTASVAAEDGQIGQAAYSASKGGVVGMTLPIARDLMGEGIRINTILPGIFDTPLLQAAPQNVKDALAASVPFPKRLGKPDEYAQLALTMIECGYFNGEDVRLDGAIRMSPR, from the coding sequence ATGAAACTCGGTTCCGATATCGCCGCGGTGATCACCGGCGGTGCGTCCGGCCTTGGCGCCGCGACGGCGCGCGCGCTGGCGGCCAAGGGCGTCAAGGTCGCGATCTTCGACCTGCAGGCCGAAAAGGGCGAAGCGGTCGCGCGCGAGATTGGCGGCGTGTTCTGCGAAGTGAATGTGACGTCGGACGAATCGGTCGATGCCGGCTTTGCCAAGGCGCGCGCCGCCCATGGCCAGGAGCGGATCCTGGTCAACTGCGCCGGCACCGGCAATGCGATCAAGACCGCCAGCCGCTCCAAGGAAGACGGCTCGATCAAGCATTTCCCGCTCGATGCGTTCAACTGGATCGTCCAGATCAACCTGGTCGGCACCTTCCGCTGCATCGCCAAGTCGGCGGCGGGCATGCTGACGCTCGATCCGATGGAAGACGGCGAACGCGGCGCGATCGTCAACACCGCCTCGGTCGCGGCCGAGGATGGCCAGATCGGCCAGGCCGCCTATTCGGCGTCGAAGGGCGGCGTTGTCGGCATGACGCTGCCGATCGCCCGCGACCTGATGGGCGAGGGCATCCGGATCAACACCATCCTGCCCGGCATCTTCGACACGCCGCTGCTTCAGGCCGCGCCGCAGAACGTCAAGGATGCGCTGGCGGCTTCGGTGCCCTTCCCCAAGCGGCTGGGCAAGCCCGATGAATATGCCCAGCTCGCGCTGACGATGATCGAATGCGGCTATTTCAACGGCGAGGATGTGCGCCTCGACGGCGCGATCCGCATGTCGCCGCGCTGA
- a CDS encoding acyl-CoA thioesterase, which yields MMISGNEPILRVAPRPGDINSNGHIFGGWVLSQMDIAGGILAGRTANGPTATVAIEAMKFIAPVLLQDIISVYAHVERRGRTSMGIRIEVIADRARGAEQVKVTEGLFTFVALDADQRPRPIAWPD from the coding sequence ATGATGATCAGCGGCAATGAACCGATCCTGCGGGTTGCCCCGCGCCCCGGCGACATCAACTCGAACGGGCATATCTTTGGCGGCTGGGTGCTCAGCCAGATGGACATCGCGGGTGGCATCCTCGCCGGGCGAACGGCCAACGGCCCGACCGCGACCGTGGCGATCGAGGCGATGAAGTTCATCGCCCCGGTGCTGCTTCAGGACATCATCTCGGTCTATGCCCATGTCGAACGGCGCGGGCGCACGTCGATGGGCATCCGCATCGAGGTGATTGCCGACCGCGCGCGCGGGGCTGAACAGGTGAAGGTAACCGAGGGCCTGTTCACCTTTGTCGCGCTGGACGCAGACCAGCGGCCGCGCCCGATCGCCTGGCCGGACTGA
- a CDS encoding helix-turn-helix domain-containing protein, with product MIIGQLDLAVRLGAASIFLLLALLLLGHRRQLGLPPLLFAPLAVCVTGFVLGNTPISALQPVGLAKDLAHAASGFTVIFLWWFSLSCFDSRFRLKGGVLIMGLIWAALAICDRGLFGKAIADVELSRWLVPLGFAIVGHLVWRLLGERQGDLIQQRHDARILVAIVLGGMLFIDLAADALFGTAWRPLAFSLAQNVMILMFGLWLSVRLLTVRAGVLSFGVAEPAAVPGMSPPHDAQGADQELRRRLSVLIDTDHVYRDPELTFARFVDLMGAPERSVRMLVNQQLGYDHFRTFLNTHRVREARRLLEERDGEEKLIAIALDSGFASLASFNRAFRAIQGCTPSAYRTAVRQHGPTAHYREQPGSEERKPAF from the coding sequence ATGATCATCGGCCAGCTCGACCTCGCAGTCCGCCTCGGCGCCGCGAGCATCTTTCTCCTGCTCGCATTGCTGCTGCTGGGCCATCGGCGGCAGCTGGGGCTGCCACCGCTTTTGTTTGCGCCGCTGGCGGTGTGCGTCACCGGCTTCGTCCTCGGCAACACGCCGATTTCGGCGCTCCAGCCGGTCGGGCTGGCAAAGGACCTGGCCCATGCCGCAAGCGGCTTCACGGTCATTTTTCTGTGGTGGTTTTCGTTGTCCTGCTTCGACAGCCGCTTCAGGCTGAAGGGCGGCGTCCTGATCATGGGATTGATCTGGGCGGCCCTTGCCATTTGCGATCGCGGCCTGTTTGGCAAGGCGATCGCGGATGTGGAGCTGTCGCGGTGGCTGGTGCCGCTCGGCTTTGCCATTGTCGGCCATCTCGTCTGGCGACTTCTTGGCGAGCGCCAGGGCGATCTGATCCAGCAGCGCCATGACGCGCGGATCCTGGTCGCCATCGTGCTGGGCGGGATGCTCTTCATCGATCTCGCGGCAGACGCGCTGTTCGGCACCGCCTGGCGGCCGCTCGCTTTCTCGCTGGCCCAGAATGTCATGATCCTGATGTTCGGCCTGTGGCTGTCAGTGCGCCTGCTCACCGTGCGGGCCGGGGTGCTGAGCTTCGGCGTGGCCGAACCGGCGGCGGTGCCCGGCATGTCGCCGCCGCATGACGCGCAGGGCGCTGATCAGGAACTGCGCCGCCGATTGTCGGTCCTGATCGACACCGACCATGTCTATCGCGACCCCGAACTGACCTTCGCCCGCTTCGTCGACCTGATGGGCGCGCCGGAACGGTCCGTCAGGATGCTGGTCAATCAGCAGCTGGGATATGATCATTTCCGCACCTTCCTGAACACCCACAGGGTCAGGGAGGCGCGTCGCCTGCTTGAGGAGCGGGATGGCGAAGAGAAGCTCATCGCCATTGCGCTGGACAGCGGCTTTGCCTCGCTCGCCAGTTTCAACCGCGCCTTCCGGGCAATCCAGGGATGCACGCCAAGCGCATACCGGACCGCTGTTCGCCAACATGGCCCGACCGCCCACTATCGGGAACAGCCGGGTTCTGAGGAACGAAAACCCGCCTTCTGA
- the ppa gene encoding inorganic diphosphatase, which translates to MNIELIPVGKDPPHNLNVVIEVPVGGEPVKYEFDKKSGALFVDRILHTPMRYPANYGFVPGTLSPDGDPLDALVVARSPFIPGCVVRVRPIAVLMLEDEAGGDEKLLTVPVDQTFPYYSNVEEHHDLPEIVMKQIEHFFTHYKDLESEKWVRVGHWENAEYARKIVVEAIERAQAAKAGAA; encoded by the coding sequence ATGAACATCGAACTGATTCCGGTGGGCAAGGATCCGCCCCACAACCTCAACGTCGTGATCGAAGTGCCGGTGGGCGGCGAGCCGGTGAAATATGAGTTCGACAAGAAGTCGGGCGCATTGTTCGTCGACCGCATCCTGCACACGCCGATGCGCTATCCGGCCAATTACGGCTTTGTGCCCGGCACGCTGTCGCCCGATGGCGACCCGCTCGACGCGCTGGTCGTCGCGCGCTCGCCCTTCATTCCGGGCTGCGTGGTGCGGGTGCGGCCGATCGCGGTGCTGATGCTGGAAGACGAAGCCGGCGGCGATGAAAAGCTGCTGACCGTGCCGGTCGACCAGACCTTCCCTTATTATTCAAACGTCGAGGAACATCACGACCTGCCCGAGATCGTGATGAAGCAGATCGAGCATTTCTTCACCCATTACAAGGACTTGGAGTCCGAGAAATGGGTGCGCGTCGGCCATTGGGAAAATGCCGAATATGCGCGCAAGATCGTGGTCGAGGCGATCGAACGCGCACAGGCGGCCAAGGCCGGCGCGGCCTGA
- a CDS encoding M61 family metallopeptidase: protein MTKMLTALLLGTAPLSAATALHTPLAAPHADGAGAPGNSQPAAFAMDQRLPQPRDIAYPGTIRLDVDATDTARGIFRVRERIPVAAPGPMTLLFPKWLQGNHAPRGEIEKLAGLTIRARGRELAWRRDPFDAYAFHVDVPTGVEALELSFEFLSATAPGQGRIVVTPDMLNLQFNSVSLYPAGYYARRIPVEARVTYPAGWTAASGLPATVDGQVYRYQRTDYETLLDSPVFAGRHFRAEQLAPDVRLNMVADSASDLAAATPEQIDAHRRLVDQAIKLFGARHYDRYEFLLALTDQMGGIGLEHHRSSENGVDPDYFRKWNDGPGRRNLLPHEFAHSWNGKYRRPKGLWVPDHNTPTRNSLLWVYEGQTQFWGYVLGARSGLFTKQETLDAFAAIAAGLDQRPARSWRHLEDTTYDPVISARRPKGWTSWQRSEDYYSEGMLIWLEADALLRRLTGDARGMDDFARAFFGGRDRDWGVVTYDLDDIVQTLGQLAPYDWAGFLKARQFEHAKGAPLAGLTESGYQLVYTDEPTAYWRDVEKRSGTIDLSFSGGLSVDKDKKIAGIVWDSPAFKAGLTVGTEIVAVGDRPYAPELLKDAIAAAARAKLPIPLTIRRFGRFEQLSLDWTGGLRYPRLAKTGPAEGPLDRLLAPR, encoded by the coding sequence ATGACCAAGATGCTGACTGCCCTCCTCCTCGGCACCGCGCCGCTTTCCGCCGCCACAGCGCTCCACACCCCGCTGGCCGCCCCTCACGCCGACGGCGCGGGCGCGCCGGGCAACAGCCAGCCTGCGGCCTTTGCCATGGACCAGCGCCTGCCCCAGCCGCGCGACATCGCCTATCCGGGCACGATCCGGCTGGACGTGGACGCGACCGACACGGCGCGCGGCATCTTCCGCGTGCGCGAGCGGATTCCGGTCGCCGCCCCCGGCCCGATGACGCTGCTGTTCCCCAAATGGCTGCAGGGCAATCACGCCCCGCGCGGCGAGATCGAAAAGCTGGCCGGCCTGACCATCCGGGCGCGCGGCCGCGAGCTCGCATGGCGGCGCGATCCGTTCGACGCCTATGCCTTTCATGTCGATGTGCCAACGGGGGTCGAGGCGCTGGAGCTGAGCTTTGAGTTCCTGTCCGCAACCGCGCCGGGCCAGGGGCGGATCGTCGTCACGCCCGACATGCTGAACCTGCAGTTCAACTCCGTCTCGCTCTATCCGGCGGGCTATTATGCGCGCCGCATCCCCGTGGAGGCGCGGGTGACCTATCCGGCCGGGTGGACGGCGGCATCGGGCCTGCCGGCGACGGTCGACGGGCAGGTCTATCGCTATCAGCGCACCGATTACGAGACGCTGCTCGATTCGCCGGTGTTTGCCGGGCGGCATTTCCGCGCCGAACAGCTGGCCCCGGACGTGCGGCTGAACATGGTCGCCGATTCCGCCAGCGACCTGGCCGCCGCGACGCCCGAACAGATCGACGCGCATCGCCGGCTGGTCGATCAGGCGATCAAGCTGTTCGGCGCGCGCCATTACGACCGGTACGAGTTTCTGCTCGCGCTGACCGACCAGATGGGCGGGATCGGCCTTGAACATCATCGCAGCTCGGAAAATGGCGTCGATCCCGATTATTTCCGCAAATGGAATGACGGGCCGGGCCGGCGCAACCTGCTGCCGCACGAGTTCGCGCACAGCTGGAACGGCAAATATCGCCGCCCCAAGGGGCTGTGGGTGCCCGATCACAACACCCCGACCCGCAACAGCCTGCTCTGGGTCTATGAAGGCCAGACCCAGTTCTGGGGCTATGTGCTGGGTGCGCGGTCGGGGCTGTTCACGAAGCAGGAGACGCTCGATGCCTTCGCCGCCATCGCCGCCGGGCTGGACCAGCGCCCGGCGCGCAGCTGGCGGCATCTGGAAGACACCACCTATGATCCGGTGATCTCCGCGCGGCGGCCCAAGGGCTGGACCAGCTGGCAGCGGTCCGAGGATTATTACAGCGAGGGGATGCTGATCTGGCTGGAGGCCGATGCGCTGCTGCGCCGGCTGACCGGCGACGCGCGCGGGATGGACGATTTCGCCCGGGCGTTCTTTGGCGGCCGCGACCGCGACTGGGGCGTCGTCACCTATGATCTGGACGACATCGTCCAGACGCTTGGCCAGCTCGCCCCCTATGACTGGGCGGGCTTCCTGAAAGCGCGCCAGTTCGAACATGCCAAGGGCGCGCCGCTCGCCGGGCTGACCGAGAGCGGCTATCAGCTGGTCTATACCGACGAGCCGACCGCCTATTGGCGCGACGTTGAAAAGCGCAGCGGCACCATCGATCTGAGCTTTTCCGGCGGGCTGAGCGTCGACAAGGACAAGAAGATCGCCGGAATCGTCTGGGACAGCCCCGCCTTCAAGGCCGGGCTGACCGTCGGCACCGAGATCGTCGCGGTGGGCGACCGGCCCTATGCGCCCGAACTGCTCAAGGACGCCATCGCCGCCGCGGCGCGCGCGAAGCTGCCCATTCCGCTCACCATCCGCCGCTTCGGCCGGTTCGAACAGCTAAGCCTCGACTGGACGGGCGGGCTGCGCTACCCGCGCCTCGCGAAGACTGGCCCCGCAGAGGGGCCGCTCGACAGGCTGCTCGCCCCCAGGTGA
- a CDS encoding PCRF domain-containing protein, giving the protein MTRISAERIAAIEARRDELQALMATGDLPPERFVQTSKEYAELEPVAEAAGMVRQLRDELATLAALIDDPAAEVEMRELAGDELALLRARLPDAERELAIRLLPRDAADERAAMLEIRAGTGGDEAALFAGDLLRMYQRYADQRGWRVEIISASASDIGGYKEVIASVAGQGVFARLKYESGVHRVQRVPATESGGRIHTSAATVAVLPEAEDVDVQIDDKDLRIDIYRSSGAGDSTSTPPIRRCASPICRPGWSSSSRTNARSTRTAPRR; this is encoded by the coding sequence ATGACCCGCATTTCCGCCGAGCGGATCGCTGCGATCGAGGCGCGGCGGGATGAGTTGCAGGCGCTGATGGCGACCGGCGACCTGCCGCCCGAGCGGTTCGTCCAGACGTCCAAGGAATATGCCGAGCTGGAGCCGGTTGCTGAGGCGGCGGGCATGGTGCGCCAGCTGCGTGACGAGCTGGCGACGCTTGCCGCGCTGATCGACGATCCGGCGGCCGAGGTCGAGATGCGCGAACTGGCCGGTGACGAGCTGGCGCTGCTGCGCGCGCGCCTGCCCGATGCCGAGCGCGAGCTGGCGATCCGGCTGCTGCCGCGCGACGCCGCCGACGAGCGCGCGGCGATGCTCGAAATCCGCGCCGGCACCGGCGGCGACGAGGCGGCGCTGTTCGCCGGCGATCTGCTGCGCATGTATCAGCGCTATGCCGACCAGCGCGGCTGGCGGGTCGAGATCATCTCCGCCAGCGCGTCCGATATCGGCGGCTACAAGGAAGTGATCGCCAGCGTGGCGGGGCAGGGCGTGTTCGCGCGGCTGAAATATGAAAGCGGCGTCCACCGCGTGCAGCGCGTGCCCGCGACCGAGAGCGGCGGGCGCATCCACACCTCTGCCGCGACGGTCGCCGTGCTGCCCGAGGCCGAGGATGTCGATGTGCAGATCGACGACAAGGATCTGCGGATCGACATCTATCGCTCGTCAGGCGCGGGGGACAGCACGTCAACACCACCGATTCGGCGGTGCGCATCACCCATTTGCCGACCGGGCTGGTCGTCATCCAGCAGGACGAACGCTCGCAGCACAAGAACCGCGCCAAGGCGATGA